ATCGAAGACGAGGAATGAACGGCCTTCCGGACCAGAACCGGAGGGCCGCTTTTTTCTGCTTGACAATATACTACCGGTAGTATATAATAAGCACCAGAAGGAAGGTGATTCACAATGTCAAAGGCGCAGACAGCCGCAAACAAACGCTATAACCTGAAGGCGTATGATAGAATCGAAATCACGGTCCCGAAGGGAAACAGGGAGATCATCGCCCAGGCCGCGGCGGCGGCCGGAATGAGCGT
This window of the Dysosmobacter acutus genome carries:
- a CDS encoding antitoxin; translated protein: MSKAQTAANKRYNLKAYDRIEITVPKGNREIIAQAAAAAGMSVNAFIKEAIDAQIAKSNA